In Corynebacterium ulcerans, one genomic interval encodes:
- a CDS encoding Na+/H+ antiporter subunit E: MIAGVRRRFRPLFVVVATVMWVMLMGELSVGNLVAGLLVGLIVSIALPLPSLPAEGLTINILPFLGLISRWTLYLFSGSIRVAWLSIRKAEPPRSAIVTVPMRVDSELVLSLATTLYNLQPGGTVTDIDVANRLWTVHILDASSTDKVDAEIAAIEQYEQRLKRAFERNNA, from the coding sequence ATGATCGCAGGCGTCCGCCGTCGATTCCGGCCCCTCTTTGTCGTGGTAGCCACAGTGATGTGGGTGATGCTCATGGGAGAGCTCTCCGTGGGAAATCTCGTCGCGGGTCTCCTCGTAGGTCTTATAGTGAGCATCGCGTTGCCGCTTCCTTCACTTCCCGCGGAGGGCCTCACCATCAACATTCTTCCCTTTCTCGGGCTGATTTCGCGCTGGACGTTGTACCTGTTTAGCGGTTCTATTCGCGTGGCGTGGCTTTCCATCAGAAAGGCCGAGCCGCCGCGTTCTGCGATTGTGACGGTTCCGATGCGCGTGGATAGTGAGCTCGTGCTCAGCCTTGCTACCACCTTGTATAACCTTCAGCCGGGAGGAACAGTCACGGATATTGATGTGGCAAACCGCCTGTGGACTGTTCACATCTTGGATGCGAGTTCTACGGATAAGGTCGATGCGGAAATTGCAGCCATCGAACAATATGAGCAGCGACTCAAGCGGGCATTTGAAAGGAACAACGCATGA
- a CDS encoding peptide deformylase, which translates to MTVRPIVIHGDPVLHNPTAEVTEPIDSPELQELIADMYETMAVAHGVGLAANQIGVGKRLFVFDCPDDEGHMHRGCVINPVLETTEIPQTMPSDDGSDDEGCLSVPGEGFPTGRATWAKVTGLDEHGNPVSYEGTGFLARCFQHEVGHLDGFLYTDTLVGRYKRQAKKAIKRNGWTEAGLTWMPGEDEDPFGWDTEE; encoded by the coding sequence ATGACAGTTCGACCCATCGTGATCCACGGCGATCCCGTTCTCCATAATCCCACGGCCGAGGTCACCGAGCCGATTGATTCTCCCGAGCTACAAGAGCTCATCGCAGACATGTACGAGACCATGGCTGTCGCCCATGGCGTCGGCTTAGCCGCAAACCAAATCGGTGTAGGCAAGCGTCTTTTTGTCTTCGATTGCCCCGACGATGAGGGGCATATGCATCGTGGGTGCGTAATCAATCCGGTTCTGGAAACCACGGAGATCCCTCAGACGATGCCTTCCGACGATGGCTCTGATGATGAAGGTTGTCTCTCTGTCCCTGGCGAGGGATTCCCGACAGGTCGCGCCACCTGGGCCAAAGTCACGGGGCTGGACGAGCACGGCAACCCTGTGTCCTATGAGGGAACAGGCTTCCTTGCTCGATGCTTCCAGCACGAGGTAGGCCACCTAGATGGTTTCCTTTATACGGATACCCTGGTCGGACGCTATAAGCGCCAGGCAAAAAAGGCCATTAAACGCAATGGTTGGACCGAAGCCGGTCTTACGTGGATGCCGGGTGAAGATGAAGATCCCTTCGGCTGGGACACCGAGGAATAA
- a CDS encoding glutamate--cysteine ligase produces the protein MAENFNASPRPTLGVEWEVALADPETRDLVPRAAEVIDLVVSRYPEVHLEKEFLANTIELVTSVCETTPQAVEELSTALSAVREVTEELGLKIWGSGSHPFSDFRQQPVSEKGHYNEIIARTQYWGNQMLIWGIHVHVGISSKDRVWPIINAMLTMYPHLLALTASSPGWDGLDTGYASNRTMLYQQLPTAGLPYQFRDWAEWESYMEDQGKSGVINHTGSMHFDIRPAGKWGTIEVRICDATSNLTELSAAVALTHCLVVYFDRMLDRGEELPTLQDWHIAENKWRAARYGMDAIIITSRDTEERLVTDELRRWVEVLTPLAQELGCEKELHRVVSVCHRGAGYQRQRAVYEATGSWESVVDSTIAELDSF, from the coding sequence ATGGCCGAAAACTTCAATGCCTCACCTCGTCCGACTCTGGGAGTGGAATGGGAAGTAGCTCTCGCCGACCCAGAGACGCGAGATCTGGTTCCTCGTGCTGCCGAAGTGATTGATCTTGTGGTTTCCAGATACCCTGAGGTGCATTTGGAAAAGGAGTTCTTGGCCAACACGATTGAACTGGTCACCTCTGTATGTGAGACCACCCCGCAGGCGGTGGAAGAATTGAGCACGGCACTTTCGGCCGTACGTGAGGTCACCGAGGAATTGGGCCTTAAGATATGGGGTTCTGGCTCACATCCTTTTTCTGACTTCCGCCAACAGCCGGTGAGCGAAAAAGGCCACTACAACGAGATCATTGCGCGTACCCAATACTGGGGAAACCAGATGCTGATCTGGGGCATCCATGTTCACGTGGGAATATCGAGCAAAGATCGTGTGTGGCCGATCATCAATGCAATGCTCACCATGTATCCGCATTTGCTGGCGTTAACGGCTTCTTCGCCAGGGTGGGACGGATTGGATACCGGCTATGCCTCTAATAGAACGATGCTGTACCAGCAGCTTCCCACCGCTGGGCTTCCTTATCAGTTCCGTGACTGGGCAGAGTGGGAATCCTATATGGAGGACCAAGGCAAGTCCGGAGTAATCAACCACACTGGTTCGATGCACTTTGATATCCGGCCGGCAGGCAAGTGGGGCACGATCGAAGTGCGCATTTGCGACGCCACCAGTAACCTCACCGAGCTTTCCGCTGCCGTAGCGCTTACCCATTGCTTGGTGGTCTATTTTGATCGGATGTTGGATCGGGGAGAAGAGCTGCCGACTTTGCAGGATTGGCATATTGCAGAGAATAAGTGGCGCGCTGCCCGCTATGGCATGGATGCAATCATTATTACGTCGCGGGACACTGAAGAGCGGCTTGTGACCGATGAACTGCGCCGATGGGTGGAAGTTCTTACACCCCTAGCTCAAGAGCTAGGGTGCGAGAAAGAGTTGCACCGTGTTGTAAGCGTTTGCCATCGCGGTGCAGGTTATCAGCGTCAACGTGCGGTTTATGAGGCCACTGGTTCCTGGGAATCGGTTGTAGATTCCACCATTGCAGAGTTGGATTCTTTCTGA
- a CDS encoding glycosyltransferase 87 family protein, translating to MKAHNLRGAPTILVILAFFIPWDLLQEDSILSKHKLTQWMPVDLHVYTLAGRHLQSGGKLYSDSFIWDLPFTYPPFSGALFKYLALLSDDWLTVIWQGANFLALIGVILLILARGERRVTVTTAFVAVGLAVASLGLEAIRGGFFYGQINLILMLLVALDFLPNNRRFAGIGVGLAAGLKLTPAFFGFVFLLERRWGAAFLSAATFGATVLVGQIVVPDATKFWTSAISDSSRVGVHTNAGAQSLRSIMDRVLGIQGGTLWILAVIVVIALAAYSIRLAIKRNNMPMAMAMGGITACLVSPFSWYHHWVWMVPVVVCIYLAVDDAINEFNAKHSLGWAGWLLNQVGAIVATGIIVAVTAPQVSSIIWSDMAFFKRNEHPQDLGNLLFCGAGILVIVGYGIIASILQRVTQKESNSAMVESTTDSQEPVAS from the coding sequence ATGAAGGCACACAACCTCAGAGGAGCCCCCACAATCCTTGTGATTTTGGCCTTCTTCATCCCCTGGGATCTGCTGCAAGAGGATTCAATCCTCAGCAAACACAAGCTCACCCAATGGATGCCCGTTGATCTGCACGTTTACACACTTGCGGGGAGGCACTTGCAGTCTGGCGGAAAGCTCTACAGCGACTCTTTTATCTGGGATCTTCCATTTACTTATCCGCCCTTTTCTGGTGCCCTTTTTAAATACCTCGCGCTCTTGAGCGACGACTGGCTCACCGTAATCTGGCAAGGCGCAAATTTCCTGGCGCTCATCGGGGTGATTCTGCTTATCTTGGCTCGCGGCGAGCGCCGCGTTACCGTGACCACCGCATTCGTGGCTGTGGGATTGGCCGTCGCGTCGCTGGGGTTAGAGGCCATCCGCGGAGGCTTCTTTTACGGACAGATCAACCTGATCCTGATGCTCCTGGTTGCTTTGGACTTCCTCCCCAATAACCGCCGCTTTGCCGGCATTGGGGTAGGACTAGCAGCAGGTTTAAAGCTTACTCCCGCGTTTTTCGGCTTTGTGTTTCTTCTGGAGCGCCGCTGGGGTGCTGCGTTTCTCTCCGCAGCGACTTTTGGAGCCACCGTACTCGTAGGCCAGATCGTAGTCCCGGATGCCACTAAATTCTGGACGTCTGCCATCTCTGATTCTTCCCGCGTTGGTGTCCATACCAATGCTGGTGCTCAATCGTTGCGCTCCATCATGGATCGTGTCCTTGGCATTCAGGGAGGGACACTATGGATACTGGCCGTTATCGTGGTGATTGCACTAGCTGCGTACTCGATCAGACTGGCGATTAAGCGCAATAATATGCCCATGGCGATGGCTATGGGCGGCATCACCGCATGTCTGGTGTCCCCCTTTAGCTGGTACCACCACTGGGTCTGGATGGTTCCGGTCGTAGTCTGCATCTACCTTGCTGTTGATGATGCAATCAATGAGTTCAACGCCAAACATTCCCTAGGGTGGGCCGGGTGGTTACTCAACCAAGTCGGCGCGATCGTGGCCACCGGCATCATCGTGGCGGTCACGGCTCCGCAGGTCAGCTCGATCATCTGGAGCGATATGGCCTTTTTCAAGCGCAACGAACATCCTCAAGACCTAGGCAACTTGCTTTTCTGTGGAGCTGGAATCCTCGTCATCGTGGGCTATGGGATCATAGCCTCCATCCTGCAGCGAGTAACTCAGAAAGAATCCAACTCTGCAATGGTGGAATCTACAACCGATTCCCAGGAACCAGTGGCCTCATAA
- a CDS encoding LytR C-terminal domain-containing protein, which produces MTTEPSPNNEQRLPLRGMAMILIAVALLLAAWGVYSMTREKASDTTVTAESTTTQMSRPQQPTTVAKPPQTTAAPVPPPPTHAEVKKVHVLNNSTIQGLAAGVADKLKHEGWELGEVGNFPDGAVPQNTVYFTPENAAAEKAARTLAERVGGVAVPRADNLPGGTEDPNTVVLVLAEEVN; this is translated from the coding sequence GTGACTACAGAACCTTCCCCAAACAATGAACAACGCCTTCCGCTGCGCGGCATGGCCATGATCCTGATCGCCGTAGCTTTGCTCCTCGCGGCGTGGGGCGTGTACTCGATGACTCGTGAAAAAGCATCAGACACCACCGTCACCGCTGAGAGCACCACGACTCAGATGTCTCGGCCACAACAGCCAACCACTGTGGCAAAGCCACCCCAGACAACGGCAGCCCCAGTGCCGCCTCCTCCTACGCATGCTGAAGTGAAGAAGGTTCACGTTCTTAACAACTCCACGATTCAAGGTCTTGCCGCTGGGGTAGCGGATAAGCTGAAACATGAAGGATGGGAATTAGGAGAAGTAGGTAATTTCCCAGATGGTGCGGTGCCTCAAAATACTGTCTACTTCACCCCAGAAAACGCCGCCGCAGAGAAGGCCGCGCGTACACTAGCAGAACGCGTCGGCGGAGTAGCGGTGCCGCGGGCAGATAATCTTCCTGGCGGGACTGAGGACCCTAATACCGTGGTCCTCGTGCTGGCCGAGGAAGTCAACTAG
- a CDS encoding monovalent cation/H+ antiporter complex subunit F, translating into MNPDVYNLVLFFVACVFALSFILTSYRIITGPNSIDRLLGLDGVVAMMQCALAAYICWSLDTTVSNAMLVIALLGFISTVAITRFRKKDD; encoded by the coding sequence ATGAACCCAGATGTCTACAACCTCGTGTTGTTCTTCGTAGCGTGTGTTTTCGCCTTATCGTTCATTCTTACGTCCTACAGGATCATTACCGGCCCCAACTCCATTGACCGCCTGTTGGGTCTCGACGGAGTGGTCGCCATGATGCAGTGCGCATTAGCGGCCTATATTTGCTGGAGCTTAGACACCACCGTGTCTAATGCGATGCTCGTGATCGCACTGTTGGGATTCATCTCCACGGTCGCTATCACCCGTTTTAGAAAGAAGGATGACTAA
- a CDS encoding Na+/H+ antiporter subunit A: protein MLVLLLALAATATVAPIAVKTCGRPAFGLLSITPFAGFAWILGKLINGDFSSGKALTAHYGWMSSAHLDLTFRLDSLSALFSLIILGIGGLVLLYCWNYFDSVPRRLRPFAGQLSGFAMAMYGLVISDNMLLLYVFWEITSVLSFLLVGYYGERASSRHAAMQALMITTLGGLSMLVGIILLGRQTGIWELSGLANASLEGTHHISYAVILILAGALSKSAIAPTHFWLPGAMAAPTPVSAYLHSAAMVKAGIYLVARLAPDLSFSHVWYLVVIPLGIFTMLLGGWMSLRQTDLKLILAYGTVSQLGFITVLVGIGSHAAMVAGLALTFAHSMFKATLFMVVGAVDHTTGTRDIRKLSGLGRKQPILMGVATLAAASMAGIPPLFGFVAKEAALEAVLHEHALVGLPGQVTLVGIVAGSILTMAYSLRFLFGAFATKGGHVSEPVLTMHPIGPLLWIPPALLMVLTVLTGAIPQLLGILLSAHTTSIFDEKTHLALWHGFTIPLALSAAIVGIGAIMHWQRATIAKLHFTEPALGNASAAYDRVVDLLRTSSLRLTASTQRGSLVINSGSIFAVFVFVPLIALLSGERSDVHMVLWDTPLQAIIAGIIIVMAIGAAVQSNRLSALIMVGMTGYGAAMIFALHGAPDLALTQILVETITVVVFMLVLRRFPARTQWQPSHRANRLRAWLAAAVGFTAVILTVFAINARTEAPVSAVIPDLAKDIGHGANAVNVLLVDIRAWDTFGESTVLIIAAIGVSSLIYRTKSFQRDSRRPTLHDSGGWLSSEAARNRSLMVDVSTRLLFPIMMVLSAYFFFAGHNAPGGGFAGGLVAALALALRYLAGGREELEQTFPIDPSRVLGVGVLLTAAAVIWPVFIGAPPLTSYAWDLHIPIIGDIHVVSALLFDAGVYLIVIGLVLHILTSLGSQLDLDEELRKQRARERVKKLKARVGKEK from the coding sequence GTGCTCGTATTGCTGTTAGCTCTCGCGGCGACCGCCACGGTCGCCCCAATTGCAGTGAAAACTTGTGGAAGGCCAGCTTTCGGCCTTCTTTCCATTACGCCCTTCGCCGGGTTTGCGTGGATCCTTGGCAAGTTAATCAACGGTGACTTTTCTTCAGGCAAAGCCCTCACCGCTCATTACGGGTGGATGAGCAGCGCACATTTAGATCTGACTTTCCGGCTCGATTCGCTTTCCGCGCTGTTTAGCCTGATCATCTTGGGCATCGGCGGACTGGTCTTATTGTATTGCTGGAATTACTTTGATTCTGTGCCTCGCCGATTGCGACCTTTTGCGGGACAACTATCCGGCTTTGCGATGGCCATGTACGGACTCGTGATCTCCGATAACATGCTGCTGCTCTATGTTTTCTGGGAGATTACCTCGGTGCTCAGCTTCTTGTTGGTGGGCTACTACGGCGAGCGAGCGTCGTCACGCCATGCCGCGATGCAGGCGCTGATGATCACCACTTTGGGCGGATTATCTATGCTCGTAGGCATTATCTTGTTGGGTCGTCAGACGGGCATTTGGGAGTTGTCCGGCCTTGCCAACGCAAGTTTGGAGGGGACCCATCACATTTCTTATGCCGTGATTCTCATACTGGCGGGCGCGTTATCCAAGTCAGCCATCGCCCCAACGCACTTTTGGTTGCCCGGCGCGATGGCTGCACCGACTCCGGTGTCTGCTTATTTGCATTCTGCGGCGATGGTCAAAGCAGGGATTTACCTTGTTGCTCGGCTAGCTCCTGATCTTTCTTTCTCGCATGTCTGGTATTTGGTGGTGATCCCTCTAGGGATTTTCACCATGCTTTTGGGCGGCTGGATGTCCTTACGCCAAACAGATCTCAAGCTGATTTTGGCCTATGGCACTGTCAGCCAGCTGGGCTTTATCACTGTGCTCGTAGGAATTGGCTCGCATGCGGCCATGGTGGCGGGTCTTGCGTTAACGTTTGCGCATTCCATGTTTAAAGCGACGCTTTTTATGGTCGTAGGGGCGGTTGACCACACGACGGGAACCCGCGACATACGCAAGCTCTCCGGGTTGGGGCGCAAGCAACCGATCTTGATGGGCGTCGCCACGCTTGCTGCCGCGTCGATGGCAGGCATTCCCCCGTTGTTCGGTTTTGTAGCAAAAGAGGCGGCTCTTGAGGCGGTGCTGCATGAGCATGCGCTCGTGGGATTGCCAGGGCAGGTAACGCTCGTGGGGATAGTGGCAGGTTCGATTCTCACTATGGCGTACAGTCTGCGGTTCCTCTTCGGGGCGTTTGCCACCAAGGGCGGACACGTCTCCGAGCCGGTGCTCACGATGCATCCTATCGGCCCACTGTTATGGATTCCTCCAGCACTATTAATGGTGTTGACCGTGCTCACTGGGGCGATCCCACAGCTGTTAGGTATTCTTCTGAGCGCCCACACGACCTCGATTTTCGACGAAAAAACGCACCTGGCCCTGTGGCATGGGTTTACTATTCCGCTCGCGTTGAGCGCTGCAATCGTGGGAATCGGAGCGATTATGCACTGGCAGCGTGCAACAATCGCCAAGTTGCATTTCACCGAGCCGGCTCTGGGCAACGCTAGCGCTGCGTATGACCGCGTCGTGGATCTTCTTCGGACATCCTCGCTGCGTTTAACCGCCTCCACCCAGCGAGGTTCGCTGGTTATTAACTCGGGCTCTATCTTTGCGGTCTTTGTCTTTGTCCCGCTCATCGCGCTACTGAGCGGAGAGCGTAGCGACGTCCACATGGTCCTCTGGGATACGCCGCTGCAAGCAATCATCGCCGGCATCATAATCGTGATGGCTATTGGCGCAGCCGTCCAATCCAACCGACTCTCTGCTCTGATCATGGTGGGAATGACTGGCTATGGTGCAGCCATGATCTTTGCGCTGCACGGCGCCCCCGATCTTGCGCTCACTCAAATACTGGTGGAAACCATCACGGTGGTGGTATTCATGCTGGTTCTTCGCCGTTTCCCGGCGCGCACCCAGTGGCAGCCTTCCCATCGCGCTAACAGACTGCGCGCGTGGCTTGCCGCAGCTGTGGGTTTCACCGCCGTCATTCTCACTGTGTTTGCCATCAACGCTCGGACCGAAGCCCCGGTGAGCGCTGTTATCCCGGACCTGGCCAAGGACATAGGCCACGGGGCGAATGCCGTCAACGTGTTGCTGGTGGACATTCGCGCCTGGGATACCTTCGGCGAAAGTACTGTCCTTATCATCGCAGCGATTGGTGTTTCCTCCCTGATCTATCGCACCAAAAGCTTCCAACGAGATTCACGCCGTCCCACGTTGCATGATTCTGGCGGCTGGCTTTCCTCAGAAGCAGCGCGTAACCGCTCTTTGATGGTGGACGTGTCCACTCGACTGCTGTTCCCCATCATGATGGTGCTCTCCGCTTATTTCTTCTTCGCGGGTCATAATGCTCCTGGCGGCGGATTCGCGGGCGGGCTTGTCGCAGCTCTCGCCCTTGCGTTGCGTTATCTTGCGGGCGGCCGCGAAGAGCTGGAGCAGACCTTCCCCATCGACCCCTCCCGCGTCCTGGGAGTCGGCGTGCTGCTTACCGCTGCTGCCGTTATCTGGCCGGTTTTTATCGGCGCCCCGCCACTGACGTCCTATGCATGGGATCTGCATATTCCGATTATCGGGGACATCCATGTGGTCAGCGCTTTGCTTTTCGACGCCGGCGTCTACCTAATAGTCATCGGATTGGTGTTGCACATCCTCACGTCTTTGGGCAGCCAACTCGATCTGGATGAGGAATTGCGTAAACAGCGTGCACGGGAACGAGTGAAAAAACTCAAGGCTCGCGTAGGAAAGGAGAAATAA
- a CDS encoding DUF3263 domain-containing protein produces the protein MSYSVGMSDANNLTRLEKQLALLAFEDRAPRSLGAKEEAIREELGMSPVRYFQSLNRAIDVPEVMSEYPVLTARLRRIRDQRANRRAQAQKR, from the coding sequence ATGTCCTACAGTGTAGGCATGTCTGATGCCAATAACCTTACTCGACTGGAAAAACAGTTGGCATTGCTCGCTTTTGAAGATCGCGCACCCCGCAGTCTGGGTGCAAAAGAAGAAGCAATTCGGGAGGAACTGGGAATGTCTCCCGTGAGATACTTTCAATCCCTCAACCGGGCCATTGACGTTCCTGAAGTGATGTCTGAGTATCCGGTGCTCACAGCGCGTCTGCGTAGGATCAGGGATCAAAGAGCCAATCGCCGGGCGCAAGCACAAAAACGATAG
- a CDS encoding monovalent cation/H(+) antiporter subunit G codes for MNSNIIADVASLVFLLTGAFFVLSASIGLIRFRSPLARVHAITKPQTVGLILTIIGAIIRVLGTDSPTGDLGVLVLLVLFALITSPVTGQRVGRIARREGLYDDTCTVHRDKVRDGK; via the coding sequence ATGAACTCCAACATCATCGCAGATGTCGCCTCTTTAGTTTTCCTTCTCACAGGCGCTTTCTTTGTCCTTTCCGCGTCCATTGGGCTTATCAGGTTCCGATCCCCCCTGGCGCGGGTACATGCGATTACTAAGCCACAGACTGTTGGGCTCATTCTAACCATTATTGGTGCGATTATCCGGGTGCTGGGAACGGATTCTCCCACCGGTGACCTCGGCGTTCTGGTGCTTCTGGTTCTCTTTGCCCTCATTACTTCCCCGGTCACCGGGCAACGAGTTGGCCGCATCGCACGCAGAGAAGGTCTTTACGACGACACCTGCACCGTACACCGTGATAAAGTTCGCGATGGAAAGTAG
- a CDS encoding Na(+)/H(+) antiporter subunit C: MLVNLSLLLAAGVLVSAGAYLVLDRAMTKMMMGLLLMGNGVNILVLMAGGAPGSPPIKGRDSALYGDTVADPLAQAMILTAIVISMALTAFILTLAYRQYRYRTQDVVEDDVEDAAVAARPPLPSAAPDHDLSDDPTTGRITKLGDEFGPRCFEAPLTDSQEDQ, from the coding sequence ATGCTGGTCAACCTCTCATTACTCCTTGCCGCAGGCGTGCTTGTGTCAGCCGGTGCTTATCTGGTGCTGGACAGGGCTATGACCAAGATGATGATGGGGCTGTTGCTTATGGGCAATGGCGTTAACATCCTCGTGCTCATGGCTGGCGGCGCGCCGGGGTCGCCGCCGATCAAGGGGCGCGATTCTGCGCTTTATGGCGATACAGTTGCGGACCCGCTGGCTCAGGCCATGATTCTTACGGCAATCGTGATCTCCATGGCGCTTACTGCTTTTATCCTTACGCTTGCATATCGGCAGTACCGTTACCGTACCCAGGATGTGGTGGAAGACGATGTGGAGGATGCTGCAGTTGCAGCCCGTCCGCCGCTACCTTCAGCGGCACCCGATCATGATCTTTCCGACGACCCCACCACCGGGCGCATCACCAAGCTTGGCGACGAGTTCGGCCCCCGTTGTTTCGAAGCCCCATTGACAGATTCGCAGGAGGACCAGTGA
- a CDS encoding Na+/H+ antiporter subunit D, which produces MIPFQSLLDAMPVLIPLPIVVPAVGAGIALAAAKHLRVQRIVAALTLFALISLAVTMLFVVYQEGIQTIQIGGWDGPVGITLVADRLSTLMLMVSSIVLFCVMWYAIGQGVRDGEEDEPVAVFLPTYLLLSMGVNMSFLAGDLFNLYVGFEVFLVASYVLLTLGASPARVRAGVGYVMVSMLSSIVFLIGLALVYASVGTLNMAHISERMESVPGGTQTAIFAVLLIAFGIKAAVFPLDSWLPDSYPTAPSLVTAVFAGLLTKVGVYSIIRMRSAVFTSGSLDTLLMWVGLATMLVGILGAMAQNDIKRLLSFTLVSHIGYMIMGVGLGTAQGLSGAIFYAVHHILVQTALFLVVGLIERQAGSSSLRQLGSLAKATPALAVLYIIPALNLGGIPPFSGFLGKVILVEAGANEGGPLPWLLIGGAIVTSLLTLYTMVLVWSKAFWRDRKDAPDGGTAYARPALLSDVTDKIDFSERNDVGRIPAGMLMSTATLVSVSLGLSLVAGPVSNVTSRAAESAQDTSIYRTAVLGTARKEPGRTLEQERLDEGKDTRGVQQ; this is translated from the coding sequence GTGATTCCTTTTCAAAGCCTCCTTGACGCGATGCCAGTTCTTATCCCGCTTCCCATCGTGGTTCCTGCCGTGGGCGCAGGAATAGCATTAGCCGCTGCGAAGCATCTGCGTGTTCAACGCATAGTCGCAGCCCTCACACTCTTTGCCCTCATTTCCTTGGCCGTCACCATGCTGTTTGTGGTGTATCAGGAAGGGATTCAGACCATTCAGATCGGTGGTTGGGATGGTCCCGTGGGTATTACCCTCGTGGCGGATCGCCTTTCTACTCTGATGCTGATGGTTTCTTCCATCGTTTTGTTCTGCGTGATGTGGTACGCGATTGGTCAGGGAGTTCGCGACGGGGAGGAAGACGAGCCGGTGGCGGTCTTCTTGCCCACGTATCTTTTGCTCAGCATGGGCGTGAACATGTCGTTCCTCGCCGGCGACCTCTTTAACCTCTACGTCGGCTTTGAGGTCTTCCTTGTCGCGTCTTATGTGCTTCTGACTCTGGGAGCTTCTCCTGCACGCGTGCGCGCAGGAGTGGGTTATGTCATGGTCTCTATGCTGAGTTCGATTGTGTTCCTTATCGGACTCGCTTTGGTGTATGCGTCCGTCGGCACGCTTAATATGGCGCATATTTCGGAGCGCATGGAGTCCGTGCCTGGCGGCACCCAAACAGCGATCTTTGCGGTGCTCCTCATCGCCTTTGGCATTAAGGCCGCAGTGTTCCCACTTGATTCTTGGTTGCCGGATTCCTACCCCACCGCGCCGTCTTTGGTCACAGCCGTCTTCGCAGGTCTACTTACCAAGGTCGGTGTGTACTCGATCATCCGAATGCGTTCTGCGGTGTTCACGTCAGGATCTTTGGACACGTTATTGATGTGGGTAGGGCTGGCCACCATGTTGGTGGGGATCTTGGGCGCGATGGCACAGAATGACATCAAACGACTCCTCAGTTTCACCCTAGTCAGCCATATCGGTTACATGATCATGGGCGTAGGGTTAGGCACAGCGCAGGGGCTTTCTGGGGCGATCTTTTATGCTGTGCACCATATTTTGGTTCAGACCGCGCTTTTCTTGGTGGTTGGACTCATCGAGCGCCAAGCCGGTTCCTCCTCGTTGCGCCAGTTGGGCTCCCTAGCCAAAGCCACGCCGGCCCTTGCCGTGCTCTACATTATCCCGGCCCTCAACCTGGGCGGGATACCACCATTTTCTGGTTTCTTGGGCAAGGTCATCCTTGTGGAGGCAGGTGCTAACGAGGGCGGCCCGCTCCCCTGGCTGCTCATCGGCGGCGCGATTGTCACCAGTCTGCTTACCCTCTACACCATGGTTTTGGTGTGGTCTAAGGCATTCTGGCGCGACCGCAAAGACGCACCTGACGGGGGAACTGCCTACGCTCGACCGGCTTTGCTCTCTGATGTCACGGACAAGATCGATTTTTCTGAGCGAAACGACGTCGGCCGGATTCCGGCAGGAATGCTCATGTCCACTGCCACGTTGGTGTCTGTGTCGCTTGGCCTTAGCCTCGTCGCAGGCCCGGTGAGCAATGTGACGTCCCGTGCTGCTGAGTCTGCGCAAGATACCAGTATCTATCGCACAGCTGTGCTTGGTACCGCACGGAAAGAACCAGGCAGGACCCTGGAACAAGAGCGTCTCGACGAAGGCAAGGACACGAGAGGAGTACAGCAATGA